CTCATCCTCAAGATCGCCCTGATCGTCGTCCTCGTGATCACGAGCCTGCTGCTCACCCTGTTCATCCTGCTGCACAAGGGTCGTGGCGGCGGCCTCTCCGACATGTTCGGCGGCGGCGTGACCTCGAGCCTCGGCTCGTCGGGCGTCGCCGAGCGCAACCTCAACCGCATCACCGTCGTCGTGTCGCTGGTGTGGGTCGCGTCGATCGTGGGTCTCGGGCTCATCGCCCGCTTCTCGGTGGTCTGACCCCGGATCACCGGCGGGCCCCGTGCCTCGCCCAGAGGCGACCCCGCCCACGACTTCGCAGTTCTGTAGCAGAAAGGTATTCAGTGCCAGGCAGTAACGCCATTCGCGGCGCCCGCGTCGGATCCGGACCCATGGGGGAGAAGGACCACGGAGCGCGCGCCGAACGTATTCAGATCTCGTACTGGGACGCGCTCGGCAACGAGACGATCCGCTACTTCGCGGCCGACGTCGCACCCGAGGAGATCCCCGAGCAGATCGATTCGCCGACCACCGGCCTTCCCGCCGGTCGAGACCGCGAGAACCCCCCGCTGCTCCCCAAGAACGAGCCGTACAAGACGCACCTCGCGTACGTGAAGGAGCGGCGCACGCCCGAAGAGGCCGAGGAGCTGCTCGAGGCCGCGCTGCAGAAGCTCCGCGCCCGGCGCGGCACCGCCGCGAAGTCGGCGTAGCGCCCCAGCCCAGCAGAGAGAAGCCCCGGTCCGATGAGACCGGGGCTTCTTCGTGTTTCAGCGCGTCAACGCTTTCGTCGCGTTAGCGCGTTCGTCGGATCAGCGCGTTCGTCGCGCTCGGATCAGATCTCGGCGAGCAGCGGGTCGAGCGCGGATCGATCGCCGTAGGGCAGCGTCAGCGCGACCACCGGCCGACCTCGCTCGGCGAGCACCTCGCGATCGCCTCGCGCCTGGGCGGCGATGAGCACGCCGAAGCTCTGGGAATCGGGGATCGGTACGTCGGGCGCACCAACGTCGCCGATCTGCAGGAACGCGCCGAGCGCGCGGCCGCCCTTGTGCAGCTGGCCGACCGAGTGCAGGTAGCTCGGCCCGAAACCGAGGGCGACGGGCACGCCGAGCGTCGTCGCCAGCCGATCCCGCAGTTCGCCGAGCGGCTCGGCGAGCGCGCCGTTCGGGTCGACGTACGCCTGGATCGCGAGGTACCCGTCGCTCGGAACCGCCTCCCGCAGGCGACGCAGGACCTCGCCCGCCGACAGCGCCTGCGCAGTCGGCGACGACGAACCGTCGGCCTCGGCGAGCGCGGCGCGAGCCGCCACCTTCGCGGCCTC
The genomic region above belongs to Leucobacter muris and contains:
- a CDS encoding RNA polymerase-binding protein RbpA; this encodes MGEKDHGARAERIQISYWDALGNETIRYFAADVAPEEIPEQIDSPTTGLPAGRDRENPPLLPKNEPYKTHLAYVKERRTPEEAEELLEAALQKLRARRGTAAKSA
- the secG gene encoding preprotein translocase subunit SecG, producing the protein MLILKIALIVVLVITSLLLTLFILLHKGRGGGLSDMFGGGVTSSLGSSGVAERNLNRITVVVSLVWVASIVGLGLIARFSVV